The Prevotella melaninogenica genome window below encodes:
- the ppdK gene encoding pyruvate, phosphate dikinase, producing the protein MSEKRVYTFGNGKAEGKADMRNLLGGKGANLAEMNLIGVPVPPGFTITTDVCTEYYEKGKETVVGLLKAEVENSVKHVESLMNSTFGDPANPLLMSVRSGARASMPGMMDTILNLGLNDAVVAGLIEKTGNERFAYDSYRRFVQMYGDVVLGMKPVNKEDIDPFEAIIQQVKAERGIKLDNEMTVEDLKQLVALFKKAIKEQTGKDFPDDPMEQLWGAICAVFDSWMNERAILYRKMEGIPQEWGTAVTVQAMVFGNMGESSATGVCFSRDAGTGENLFNGEYLINAQGEDVVAGIRTPQQITKEGSLRWAAQQNIDEETRATKYPSMEEAMPELYKQLYALQDKLEKHYHDMQDMEFTVQEGKLWFLQTRNGKRTGTAMVKIAMDLLHEGEIDEKTALMRCEPNKLDELLHPVFDKEALAQAHVLTRGLPASPGAASGQVVFFADDATRWHEDGRQVIMVRIETSPEDLAGMSAAEGILTARGGMTSHAAVVARGMGKCCVSGAGAIMVDYKARTLEIDGTIIREGDYISLNGSTGEVYLGEVKTRPAEVTGDFAELMDLCKKYSKLVVRTNADTPHDAEVASNFGAVGIGLCRTEHMFFENEKIKAMREMILANTTEERERALDKLLPYQKQDFYGILKCMDGLPVNIRLLDPPLHEFVPHDLKGQEVMAEEMGVSVQFIQSRVSALSESNPMLGLRGCRLGNTFPEITAMQTKAILGAAVLLKKEGFNPKPEIMVPLVGIVNELDIQENIIRKTANKLFKKEGVEVEFKVGTMIEIPRAALTADVIAQKAEYFSFGTNDLTQMTFGYSRDDIASFLPSYLEKKILDVDPFQVLDQKGVGQLIQMGVEKGRKTRKNLKCGICGEHGGEPSSVKFCHRVGLNYVSCSPFRVPIARLAAAQAAVEEMK; encoded by the coding sequence ATGAGCGAAAAGAGAGTTTATACCTTTGGTAATGGTAAGGCTGAGGGTAAGGCTGATATGAGAAATCTCCTTGGTGGCAAGGGCGCCAATCTGGCTGAGATGAATCTCATCGGTGTACCTGTTCCTCCAGGTTTCACAATTACCACTGACGTATGTACTGAGTATTATGAGAAAGGTAAAGAGACTGTAGTAGGCTTGCTGAAGGCAGAAGTAGAGAATAGTGTTAAGCATGTAGAAAGCTTGATGAATTCAACCTTCGGTGACCCAGCTAATCCTCTCCTGATGAGTGTACGTTCTGGTGCACGTGCTTCTATGCCAGGTATGATGGATACAATTCTTAACCTTGGTCTTAATGACGCAGTGGTTGCTGGATTGATTGAGAAGACGGGTAACGAGCGTTTTGCTTACGATAGTTACCGTCGTTTTGTACAGATGTACGGTGATGTTGTTTTGGGCATGAAGCCTGTAAACAAAGAAGATATTGATCCATTTGAGGCAATTATCCAGCAGGTTAAGGCTGAGCGTGGAATTAAACTCGACAACGAGATGACTGTTGAAGACTTGAAGCAGCTTGTAGCTCTCTTCAAGAAGGCTATCAAGGAGCAGACTGGTAAGGACTTCCCTGATGATCCAATGGAGCAGTTGTGGGGTGCTATTTGTGCTGTGTTTGATTCATGGATGAACGAGCGTGCTATCCTTTACCGTAAAATGGAGGGTATTCCACAAGAGTGGGGTACAGCAGTAACAGTTCAGGCAATGGTATTCGGTAATATGGGAGAATCATCTGCAACAGGTGTTTGCTTCTCTCGTGATGCTGGTACTGGTGAGAATCTCTTCAATGGTGAGTATCTTATCAATGCACAGGGTGAGGATGTTGTTGCAGGTATCCGTACTCCACAGCAGATTACAAAAGAAGGCTCACTCCGTTGGGCTGCACAGCAAAATATTGATGAAGAGACTCGTGCAACTAAATATCCTTCAATGGAAGAGGCTATGCCTGAGTTGTACAAGCAGCTCTATGCACTCCAAGATAAGTTGGAGAAGCACTACCATGATATGCAGGATATGGAGTTTACAGTACAAGAAGGTAAGCTTTGGTTCCTCCAGACTCGTAATGGTAAGCGTACAGGTACTGCAATGGTTAAGATTGCTATGGACCTGCTTCATGAAGGTGAGATTGATGAGAAGACAGCGCTTATGCGTTGTGAACCAAACAAACTTGACGAACTCCTCCACCCAGTCTTCGATAAGGAGGCATTGGCTCAGGCACATGTGTTGACACGTGGTTTGCCAGCTTCTCCAGGTGCTGCAAGTGGTCAGGTTGTATTCTTCGCTGACGATGCTACAAGGTGGCATGAGGATGGTCGTCAGGTTATCATGGTTCGTATTGAAACATCTCCAGAGGACCTCGCAGGTATGTCTGCTGCTGAGGGTATCTTGACAGCTCGTGGTGGTATGACTTCACACGCAGCCGTTGTTGCTCGTGGTATGGGTAAGTGCTGTGTCAGTGGTGCTGGTGCAATCATGGTTGACTATAAGGCGCGTACCTTAGAGATTGATGGAACTATTATCCGTGAGGGTGACTATATCTCTTTGAATGGTTCAACAGGTGAAGTTTATCTCGGTGAGGTTAAGACTCGTCCAGCTGAGGTAACAGGTGACTTCGCTGAGCTGATGGATCTTTGTAAGAAGTATAGCAAGTTGGTTGTTCGTACCAACGCAGATACTCCACACGATGCAGAAGTAGCAAGCAACTTCGGTGCTGTTGGTATCGGTCTTTGCCGTACAGAGCACATGTTCTTTGAGAACGAGAAGATTAAGGCTATGCGTGAGATGATTCTCGCTAACACTACTGAGGAGCGTGAAAGAGCACTTGACAAGCTCTTGCCTTATCAGAAGCAGGACTTCTATGGTATCTTGAAGTGTATGGACGGTTTACCAGTTAACATCCGTCTGCTCGATCCTCCTTTGCATGAGTTTGTTCCACATGACCTTAAGGGACAGGAAGTTATGGCTGAAGAGATGGGCGTTAGCGTTCAGTTTATTCAGAGTCGTGTAAGTGCACTCTCTGAGAGCAATCCAATGTTGGGTCTTCGTGGTTGCCGTTTGGGTAACACATTCCCAGAGATTACTGCAATGCAGACTAAGGCTATCCTCGGTGCAGCTGTTCTGTTGAAGAAGGAAGGCTTCAATCCTAAGCCAGAGATTATGGTACCATTGGTTGGTATTGTTAATGAGCTGGATATTCAAGAGAACATTATTCGCAAGACTGCAAATAAACTTTTCAAGAAGGAAGGCGTTGAGGTCGAATTCAAGGTGGGTACGATGATTGAGATTCCTCGTGCTGCTTTGACAGCTGATGTTATTGCACAGAAGGCAGAATACTTTAGCTTCGGTACAAATGACTTGACTCAGATGACCTTCGGTTATAGCCGTGACGATATCGCAAGCTTCTTGCCAAGCTACTTGGAGAAGAAGATTCTCGATGTTGACCCATTCCAGGTTCTCGACCAGAAGGGTGTCGGTCAGTTAATTCAAATGGGTGTTGAGAAGGGCCGCAAGACTCGCAAGAACCTCAAGTGTGGTATCTGTGGTGAGCATGGTGGTGAGCCAAGTTCTGTTAAGTTCTGCCATCGTGTAGGTCTTAATTACGTTAGCTGCTCTCCATTCCGCGTGCCTATCGCAAGACTTGCTGCGGCACAAGCAGCAGTGGAAGAAATGAAGTAA
- the clpB gene encoding ATP-dependent chaperone ClpB, with protein MTFEKFTIKAQEAVQSAINIAQRNGQQTIEPVHILAGVMDKGKDVINYVFQKIGVNAQAVETAIQNEMSHLPKVSGGEPYLSSETNQVMQRTVETSQKMGDEFVSIEPMLLALLAVNSTASRILKDAGCTEKEMTAAINDLRQGQKVQSQSGDENYQSLQKYARNLIEDARAGKLDPVIGRDEEIRRVLQILSRRTKNNPILIGEPGTGKTAIVEGLAERIVRGDVPENLKDKQLYSLDMGAMLAGAKYKGEFEERLKSVVKEVMQADGNIILFIDEIHTLVGAGGGEGAMDAANILKPALARGELRAIGATTLNEYQKYFEKDKALERRFQTVLVDEPDELDAISILRGLKERYENHHKVRIQDDACIAAVKLSERYISDRFLPDKAIDLMDEAAAKLRMERDSVPEELDEITRRLKQLEIEREAIKRENDTEKIAQLDKEIAELKEQEHGFRAKWEGERGLVNKIQQDKQEIEQLKYEADRAEREGNYERVAEIRYSRLKQLEDDIKNIQQQLQTTQDGQAIVREEVTADDIAEVVSRWTGIPVTRMLQSEKDKLLHLEDELHKRVIGQDEAITAVADAVRRSRAGLQDPKKPIASFIFLGTTGTGKTELAKALADYLFNDESMMTRIDMSEYQEKFSVTRLIGAPPGYVGYDEGGQLTEAVRRKPYSVVLFDEIEKAHPDVFNILLQVLDDGHLTDNKGRTVNFKNTIIIMTSNLGSQYIQQQFEHLNDTNREEVIDKAKVAVMDMLKKTIRPEFLNRIDETIMFLPLTKEQIGDVVRLQLERVKDMLEPQGIELQWTDPAINYLSDVGYDPEFGARPVKRAIQRYVLNDLSKSLLAGTVNRDKPVIIDSFGEGLVFRN; from the coding sequence ATGACATTTGAGAAATTTACAATCAAAGCACAAGAAGCTGTTCAGAGTGCGATAAACATTGCACAGCGAAATGGACAGCAGACCATTGAGCCAGTACACATATTAGCTGGTGTAATGGATAAAGGAAAGGACGTAATAAATTACGTCTTCCAGAAAATTGGCGTCAATGCACAAGCTGTGGAGACTGCCATTCAGAATGAGATGAGCCACTTACCAAAAGTATCTGGTGGTGAACCCTACCTCTCTTCTGAAACCAATCAGGTGATGCAGCGTACAGTAGAGACCTCCCAGAAGATGGGTGATGAATTCGTTAGTATCGAACCGATGCTACTCGCCCTACTTGCTGTGAACTCAACCGCAAGCCGTATATTGAAAGATGCGGGTTGTACAGAGAAGGAAATGACAGCTGCTATCAATGACCTTAGACAAGGTCAGAAGGTACAGTCGCAAAGTGGTGATGAGAACTATCAGTCATTACAGAAATATGCACGCAACCTTATTGAAGATGCTCGTGCAGGAAAACTCGACCCAGTGATTGGTCGTGATGAGGAGATTCGTAGAGTATTACAGATTCTATCTCGTCGTACAAAGAACAACCCTATTCTCATTGGTGAGCCAGGTACTGGTAAGACAGCTATCGTTGAGGGATTAGCAGAGAGAATCGTTCGTGGTGATGTGCCAGAAAACTTAAAGGACAAGCAACTCTACTCATTGGATATGGGTGCGATGTTGGCTGGTGCTAAGTATAAAGGTGAATTCGAGGAGCGTCTCAAAAGCGTTGTTAAGGAAGTGATGCAGGCTGATGGTAACATCATTCTCTTCATTGACGAGATTCACACATTGGTTGGTGCAGGTGGTGGCGAAGGTGCCATGGATGCTGCAAATATCCTTAAACCAGCCTTAGCACGTGGCGAATTAAGAGCTATCGGTGCAACAACACTCAATGAATATCAGAAGTATTTTGAGAAAGATAAGGCGCTTGAGCGTCGTTTCCAAACCGTATTAGTAGATGAACCAGACGAGTTGGATGCTATCTCTATCCTTCGTGGATTGAAGGAACGTTATGAGAATCATCACAAGGTACGTATCCAAGATGATGCTTGTATCGCAGCTGTTAAGCTCTCTGAGCGTTATATTTCAGACCGTTTCTTGCCAGATAAGGCTATCGACTTGATGGATGAGGCTGCTGCAAAACTGCGTATGGAACGTGACTCTGTACCAGAGGAGTTGGATGAAATCACTCGTAGATTGAAGCAGCTTGAGATTGAGCGTGAGGCTATCAAGCGCGAGAACGACACAGAAAAGATTGCACAACTCGACAAGGAAATCGCTGAACTCAAAGAGCAGGAACATGGATTCCGTGCAAAGTGGGAAGGCGAACGTGGACTGGTGAATAAAATTCAGCAGGACAAACAAGAGATTGAACAGCTCAAGTATGAGGCTGACCGTGCCGAGCGTGAGGGTAATTACGAGCGTGTTGCCGAGATTAGATACTCACGACTAAAGCAATTAGAAGACGATATCAAGAACATCCAACAGCAGTTGCAAACCACACAAGATGGGCAAGCAATAGTGCGCGAGGAGGTTACAGCAGATGATATCGCTGAGGTTGTGAGCCGTTGGACGGGTATTCCTGTCACACGAATGTTACAGAGTGAGAAGGATAAACTACTCCACTTGGAGGATGAACTACACAAGCGTGTCATCGGACAAGATGAGGCTATCACAGCTGTAGCAGATGCTGTTCGTCGCTCACGTGCAGGATTGCAAGATCCAAAGAAGCCAATTGCTTCCTTCATCTTCTTAGGTACAACGGGTACTGGTAAGACCGAGTTGGCAAAGGCATTGGCTGATTATCTCTTCAATGACGAGTCTATGATGACCCGAATTGATATGAGTGAGTATCAAGAGAAGTTCAGTGTAACTCGACTCATCGGTGCGCCTCCAGGATATGTAGGCTATGATGAGGGTGGTCAGTTGACTGAGGCTGTACGTCGCAAGCCTTACTCTGTCGTACTCTTTGATGAGATTGAGAAGGCACATCCAGACGTATTCAACATCCTTCTGCAGGTGTTGGACGATGGTCATCTGACAGACAATAAGGGACGAACAGTGAACTTCAAGAATACGATTATCATCATGACGTCTAATCTTGGTTCACAATATATCCAGCAACAGTTTGAACATCTTAACGATACTAACCGTGAGGAGGTAATCGACAAGGCAAAAGTTGCAGTAATGGATATGTTGAAGAAGACAATTCGTCCTGAATTCCTCAATCGTATCGACGAGACTATCATGTTCTTGCCATTGACAAAAGAGCAGATTGGTGATGTTGTTCGTCTACAGTTGGAGAGAGTTAAGGATATGTTAGAGCCACAGGGTATTGAACTTCAGTGGACCGACCCAGCCATCAATTATCTTTCAGATGTTGGCTACGACCCAGAGTTCGGTGCACGTCCTGTCAAGAGAGCTATCCAACGTTACGTATTGAACGACCTCAGTAAGTCATTGCTTGCAGGTACAGTCAACCGTGACAAGCCTGTCATCATCGACAGCTTCGGCGAAGGCTTAGTATTTAGAAACTAA
- a CDS encoding DUF3592 domain-containing protein, producing the protein MKGKHQRSIAYLVIALLGISLWHVWKSSKIAENPAYTKGVVNRLYKIRATPYYSYSYNVDQKTYEGRGKQYGEYESLHIGDTITVYYQRSNPSNSEAYVRNNKQQP; encoded by the coding sequence ATGAAAGGAAAGCATCAACGCTCAATAGCCTATCTTGTTATCGCACTGTTAGGAATCTCTTTATGGCATGTATGGAAGAGTAGCAAGATTGCTGAGAACCCAGCTTACACTAAAGGTGTAGTCAATAGACTTTATAAAATTCGCGCAACTCCTTACTACTCCTATTCATATAACGTAGATCAGAAAACCTATGAAGGTAGGGGTAAACAATATGGAGAATATGAAAGTCTACATATTGGTGATACTATCACCGTTTATTATCAAAGAAGTAACCCCAGTAACAGTGAAGCTTATGTAAGAAATAATAAACAACAGCCATAA